Below is a window of Mycolicibacterium chitae DNA.
GACCCACCGGCTGACCTTCGGGTCGTCCCGATCCACGCCGGCGATCTCGATCGTCTGCACCAGCCCGGTCTTCACCGCACCCGGCACCACCACCGAGACGTTGATGTCGTGGCGGGCCAGGTCGAAGCGCAGCACCTCCGAGAGCCCGCGCAGGCCGTACTTGCTGGCGCTGTAGGCGGCGTGCCACGGCAGCGCGACCAGGCCCGCGGCCGAGGACACGTTGATCAGGTGACCGCCGCGGCCGGCGGCCATCATCGGCGGGATGAAGCTCTCGATCACATGGATCGGGCCCATCAGGTTGATGTCGATCATGGAGCGCCAATGCCGGTGGCTGAGCTGGTCGACGGTCCCCCACGCCGACACCCCGGCGACGTTGAGGAGGATGTCCATCGCGGGGTGCCGGGTGTGGATGTCGGCGGCGAAGTTGGCGACCGCGTCGTAATCGGAGATGTCCAGCGCGCGATACTCGGGCACCTGCGCGCCCAGGGCTCGCGCGTCGTCGACGGTCTGCCGCAGACCTTCGGCGGTGCGGTCGGTCAGGTAGAGCTCGGCGCCGTCAGCGGCCAGCCGTAGCGCCAGCGCGCGCCCGATCCCGCTGGCAGCGCCGGTGATGAAACACCGCTTCCCCCCGAAAGTGTTCGCCATGGACGAAACGATACCGACGGTATCGCTCAAACGGCGGCGCCACCCCACAAGCTGGTGAGCCACAGTTGTTCGAGCACCCGCACGCCGCGCTCGATGTCGCCGTCGGGGCTCAGGAACCGCGGGTCGCGCGAGAGCAGCATGACGGTGGTCGCGCCCAACGTCCGGATCAACGCCGGGATGTCGTCGCTGATCGGGTTCGCGGTGCCCGCCGCCATCTCGTTGCGGACGACGCCCACGATCTGGTCGACCACGCCGGCGAACTGGTCGTCCTGCACCTTGCGGATCTCGGCGTCGCTGGTGCGGGCGGCGTTGCACGCCATCATCACCGGGTCGTTGCGGGCGAAGACGGCGGCCGCCGAGCGCACCATCCGTCGGGCGAACGCCGCCGGCGTCTCGTCGGCGCCGCGAGGTGCGAAGTAGTGGGTGAGTTCCTCGAGTTCGTGGGTGGCCTCGGCCAGGATCTGCGCCAGCACGGCGTATTTGGAATCGAAGTAGAAGTAGAAGCCCGACCGCGCCACCCCCGCGCGGTCACTGATCGCGCTCACCGACAGGTCGGCGAACGGCTTCTCCTCCAACAACTCGCGCACCGCGTCGACGATCGCCTGCCGCTGCTTGTCACCGCGGCGGCGCGAGGAGGGCTCCGCCGCAGCCGACTGCTTCCCCCGCTGCTCAACACTCACCCGTCAACCATGCACCACGCCGCCGCCGTAACGAAACTTGACACGCGTCAAGTCAGCCGGTGAAATGGTGGGCAAGGTGGCATATGCCACACCTCGCCTTCCCTACTTGCGGCAAAGGAGCACCAAGTGGCCCCAGCGACCATCAGCACCCCGCATTACCTTCTCGACCAGGCAAAACGCCGGCTGACCCCGACGCCCAACACCCTGCCCGGAATGGGCGCCGTCGAAAAGCGCCTCCGGGAGAAGAAGTGGGATCAGTTCGTTTTCTCGCAGCCGCCGGCGGGTAGCGGCCTCAAGCCGATCATCGGCGACTCCGGGCTGCCCATCCTCGGCCACATGATCGAGATCTTCCGCGGCGGTCCGGATTTCATCCTGGACCTCTACCACCGCGAGGGTCCGGTCTACTTCGCCGACTCCCCCGCGTTGTCGGCCGTGATGGCCCTGGGTCCCGACGCCACCCAGGCCGTGTTCTCGAACCGCAACAAGGACTACTCGCAGCGCGCCTGGGACCCGGTGATCGGCCCGTTCTTCGAGGGCGGGCTGATGCTGCTCGACTTCGACGAGCACATGTTCCACCGCC
It encodes the following:
- a CDS encoding SDR family oxidoreductase, which produces MANTFGGKRCFITGAASGIGRALALRLAADGAELYLTDRTAEGLRQTVDDARALGAQVPEYRALDISDYDAVANFAADIHTRHPAMDILLNVAGVSAWGTVDQLSHRHWRSMIDINLMGPIHVIESFIPPMMAAGRGGHLINVSSAAGLVALPWHAAYSASKYGLRGLSEVLRFDLARHDINVSVVVPGAVKTGLVQTIEIAGVDRDDPKVSRWVKLFSGHAVSPERAADKILAGMSKNRFLIYTSGDIRAFYAFKRLAWLPYSAAMRRVNVLFTRALRPRSDWSVAALSANPSATPARPAIPDRQPGSDPTP
- a CDS encoding TetR/AcrR family transcriptional regulator, which codes for MSVEQRGKQSAAAEPSSRRRGDKQRQAIVDAVRELLEEKPFADLSVSAISDRAGVARSGFYFYFDSKYAVLAQILAEATHELEELTHYFAPRGADETPAAFARRMVRSAAAVFARNDPVMMACNAARTSDAEIRKVQDDQFAGVVDQIVGVVRNEMAAGTANPISDDIPALIRTLGATTVMLLSRDPRFLSPDGDIERGVRVLEQLWLTSLWGGAAV